Proteins encoded in a region of the Corynebacterium breve genome:
- a CDS encoding HAD family hydrolase, translating into MRGLIVDYVGVLDMDDEDQRRWRELLVAVREAGVATSILSNDPGGEGADHIREWEFRGDVDAVLLSGEIGAEKPAREAFQAAADAMDVELVNCVLIDDNILNIRGAVDNGLIGIYHTAFDRTVVEIQSLFDIEGEF; encoded by the coding sequence ATGCGAGGACTCATTGTGGATTATGTCGGCGTACTCGACATGGACGACGAGGACCAGCGTCGTTGGCGCGAACTGCTCGTTGCCGTGCGCGAGGCAGGAGTGGCCACATCCATCCTCTCTAACGATCCAGGTGGGGAAGGCGCTGACCACATCCGCGAATGGGAGTTCCGCGGAGACGTTGATGCGGTATTACTGTCCGGCGAGATCGGAGCGGAAAAGCCTGCCCGTGAAGCGTTCCAGGCGGCTGCTGACGCGATGGATGTTGAACTGGTTAACTGCGTGCTTATCGACGACAACATATTGAATATCCGTGGAGCCGTCGATAATGGCTTGATTGGCATCTACCACACTGCTTTCGACCGTACTGTTGTTGAAATTCAGTCTTTGTTCGACATTGAAGGTGAGTTCTAG
- a CDS encoding DUF6912 family protein yields the protein MRVYIPAVFSMLETLDSTRSMPVRNGWGFAATPELTEFYSSGDQDEIEMIAFDDAALASLRLLAIGDESRFPHRRVVVSVDVEAEGMPDMGDSVVKLAGPISLDDVAAIHVDVQEAEEATKKAIENVDAADLGDEDAELAVGDAQDNYMAFYDPTELPFLIELL from the coding sequence GTGCGCGTGTACATCCCCGCGGTGTTTAGCATGCTGGAGACTTTGGACTCCACTAGATCGATGCCGGTACGTAATGGTTGGGGTTTCGCAGCGACGCCTGAATTGACCGAGTTTTACAGCTCCGGCGACCAAGACGAGATCGAGATGATTGCGTTCGACGATGCGGCGCTCGCGTCCCTTCGTCTTCTCGCCATTGGCGACGAGTCGCGCTTCCCACACCGTCGCGTCGTCGTTTCTGTAGATGTCGAGGCAGAAGGAATGCCTGACATGGGTGATTCCGTCGTCAAACTGGCCGGTCCGATTTCCCTAGACGACGTGGCCGCAATCCACGTAGATGTACAGGAGGCCGAAGAAGCGACCAAAAAGGCCATTGAGAATGTGGACGCTGCTGACCTCGGCGATGAGGATGCTGAGCTTGCTGTTGGTGATGCGCAGGACAATTACATGGCGTTCTATGATCCCACAGAGTTGCCGTTTCTGATCGAGCTACTTTAG
- a CDS encoding HNH endonuclease signature motif containing protein gives MNDFQSRGAAEARAMHLLSEAAGMSVHEIESAGFSTPTARRMCKLSTIYFGPTRFRKQQRQAREEAIRAGHTLDTLQLIESNVAKLADEAYAWKLRRDLCRLAANYRKLRTAARERVEHYNGPREEQPARPRASMSNPPGSLERTIHWTGAESKIAAVWDQVRDHATKNNINESDALFELFSNRGISQAEYTPAVIVSIGDLEAIYGGAGDDVILSATNGARMTGAEFLQQKLTDHGLAMLVSRVHGAVDLYTTQRLASSKQRKMCSLESPTCGVPDCGQGADRCQVNHNVAWSHGGPTNLSNLSMSCPFHNGRLDDDRRQPRNGHLVKHGGLTYHVGPFNGGYTLNDHPTARGGAMRVT, from the coding sequence ATGAACGATTTTCAATCCAGAGGGGCTGCGGAAGCCCGAGCCATGCATCTCCTTTCCGAGGCGGCCGGCATGAGCGTGCACGAAATCGAATCTGCCGGCTTCTCCACGCCGACCGCGCGCCGAATGTGCAAGCTCTCGACCATTTACTTCGGGCCTACTCGGTTCAGAAAGCAACAGCGTCAAGCCCGCGAGGAAGCCATTCGCGCAGGGCATACCCTAGATACGCTGCAGTTGATAGAAAGTAACGTCGCAAAGCTTGCCGACGAGGCCTATGCATGGAAACTTCGCCGAGACCTTTGCCGTCTCGCTGCCAATTATCGAAAATTACGCACTGCTGCGCGAGAACGCGTGGAGCACTACAACGGCCCACGGGAAGAACAGCCAGCGCGCCCGCGGGCGTCGATGAGCAATCCACCAGGATCGTTGGAGCGCACGATTCACTGGACCGGGGCCGAGTCAAAGATCGCAGCAGTGTGGGACCAGGTGCGTGATCATGCGACCAAGAACAATATCAACGAGTCGGATGCGCTTTTCGAGCTGTTCAGCAACCGTGGTATCAGCCAGGCCGAGTACACACCTGCCGTCATCGTATCGATCGGCGATTTAGAAGCAATCTATGGCGGAGCTGGTGACGATGTAATACTCTCTGCCACCAACGGTGCCCGCATGACCGGGGCGGAGTTTTTGCAACAGAAGCTCACAGATCACGGCCTCGCGATGTTGGTTTCAAGAGTTCATGGGGCAGTGGATTTGTACACTACCCAGCGACTGGCTTCCTCGAAGCAACGAAAGATGTGTTCGCTAGAGAGCCCGACCTGTGGAGTTCCTGATTGCGGGCAAGGCGCCGACAGATGCCAAGTAAACCACAATGTGGCATGGTCACATGGCGGACCGACGAACCTCTCAAATCTTTCGATGAGCTGTCCGTTTCACAACGGCAGGCTTGACGACGACCGTCGCCAGCCGCGAAACGGCCACCTCGTAAAACATGGGGGCTTGACCTACCACGTGGGGCCTTTCAACGGCGGCTACACCTTAAACGATCACCCGACTGCGCGTGGCGGGGCGATGCGGGTCACTTGA
- the rsgA gene encoding ribosome small subunit-dependent GTPase A — translation MARRYYDESDVRVRAGKGSRPRTKDRPLHKDAVFGMVVTKDRGRWGVVLDDDTLVTCMRARELGRTSIEVGDRVGIVGDTTGRKDTLARMVRREDRTSVLRRTADDTDPYERIVVANAEILLIVSAVADPPPRTGFVERALIAAFVGGLKPVICLTKSDLADPSEFAAEFAELNVDVLTTGIDDDLAALHNLIDGHVSAVIGHSGVGKSTLVNRLVPDADRETGAVSGVGKGRHTSTQSVALHLPQGGWIIDTPGIRSFGLAHVAPDDIVSVFEDLAEATQDCPRLCTHAGPPADPECAWDKLDGESATYRRAMAVRGLLVALRSNNEWELKDLK, via the coding sequence GTGGCTAGGCGTTACTACGACGAGTCCGACGTACGGGTCCGCGCAGGTAAAGGCTCGCGCCCCCGCACAAAAGACCGCCCCCTGCACAAAGATGCCGTTTTCGGAATGGTTGTGACCAAAGACCGGGGCCGCTGGGGCGTTGTGCTTGACGACGACACGCTCGTCACATGCATGCGTGCCCGCGAATTAGGCCGCACATCGATTGAAGTGGGTGATCGTGTCGGCATCGTAGGCGACACCACTGGGCGCAAGGACACCTTGGCGCGCATGGTGAGGCGCGAAGACCGCACCAGTGTTTTACGACGCACAGCAGACGATACAGACCCATACGAACGAATTGTCGTCGCTAATGCGGAAATCTTGTTGATCGTTTCCGCCGTAGCAGATCCACCGCCCCGTACCGGTTTCGTCGAACGCGCGCTGATCGCCGCATTTGTTGGCGGGCTGAAACCCGTCATTTGTCTGACCAAGTCTGACCTCGCCGACCCCTCCGAGTTCGCCGCAGAGTTTGCCGAACTAAATGTGGACGTCCTTACAACAGGCATTGACGACGATCTCGCTGCCCTTCACAACCTCATCGACGGTCACGTTTCGGCGGTGATTGGACACTCTGGGGTCGGTAAGTCTACCTTGGTAAACCGACTCGTACCGGATGCGGATCGCGAAACAGGTGCCGTGTCAGGGGTGGGCAAAGGTCGCCATACGTCGACGCAATCCGTGGCACTGCATCTCCCGCAGGGCGGTTGGATAATCGATACGCCCGGAATTCGGTCGTTCGGTTTGGCACACGTGGCACCCGACGACATCGTGTCCGTGTTTGAAGACCTCGCCGAGGCCACACAAGACTGCCCCCGACTCTGCACGCACGCTGGGCCACCCGCAGACCCCGAGTGCGCTTGGGACAAGCTCGACGGCGAGAGCGCAACGTACCGCCGCGCGATGGCAGTGCGAGGATTGTTGGTAGCGCTTCGATCCAATAATGAGTGGGAGCTCAAAGATCTCAAGTGA
- the aroA gene encoding 3-phosphoshikimate 1-carboxyvinyltransferase, which translates to MSELWNAPVAHQPIFREVTVPGSKSITNRAFILAALAESPSVLKDPLVSRDTHLMGAALRSMGIGVELIGDDVHITPGPLRGGSVDCGLAGTVMRFTPAVAAFASGDVRFDGDPYARKRPMTEILDGLRALGVEITGDGLPFTVHGTGSALGGVVEIDASSSSQFVSGLLLAGARFEQGITVKHTGASLPSMPHIEMTVDMLRLAGVEVTSQETEWTVNPGPILGCTWMIEPDLSNATPFLAAAAVTGGVVRIPHWPLRTTQPGDVIRDILDRMGCEVDLYSEGPTYTLQVRGPQRRDLKGISLDMSDIGELAPTVAALAALASTPSELTGIAHLRGHETNRLAALTTEINKLGGTCEELGDGLRITPAPLHGGEWNSYDDHRMATAGAIIGLAVEGVSVENIGTTAKTLPGFEHMWADMVRG; encoded by the coding sequence ATGTCAGAATTGTGGAATGCGCCTGTAGCTCACCAGCCGATCTTTCGTGAGGTGACTGTACCGGGATCTAAATCGATCACGAACCGCGCTTTCATCCTCGCAGCCCTTGCAGAATCGCCCTCTGTTTTGAAAGACCCACTAGTCTCTCGAGACACTCACCTAATGGGAGCCGCTCTTCGATCGATGGGTATCGGAGTCGAGCTCATCGGCGACGATGTACACATCACCCCCGGGCCCCTGCGTGGAGGCTCCGTCGACTGCGGACTAGCCGGCACAGTGATGCGCTTCACCCCGGCGGTCGCAGCTTTCGCCAGCGGAGACGTCCGCTTCGATGGCGATCCGTATGCCCGCAAGCGCCCAATGACCGAGATCCTCGACGGCCTTCGTGCACTCGGTGTCGAAATCACGGGAGACGGGCTGCCGTTCACAGTGCATGGCACCGGTTCTGCATTAGGTGGCGTCGTCGAGATCGATGCGTCCAGTTCGTCCCAGTTTGTCTCCGGTCTCCTGTTGGCCGGTGCACGCTTCGAGCAGGGCATCACTGTTAAGCACACGGGCGCATCGCTGCCTTCCATGCCTCATATCGAAATGACTGTAGACATGCTGCGCCTCGCTGGCGTTGAAGTGACTTCGCAAGAGACTGAATGGACAGTCAACCCGGGCCCGATTCTTGGTTGCACCTGGATGATCGAACCCGATCTTTCCAACGCCACCCCCTTCCTCGCCGCCGCAGCCGTTACTGGGGGCGTCGTGCGCATTCCTCACTGGCCCCTGCGAACCACCCAGCCGGGTGACGTCATTCGAGACATTCTCGACCGGATGGGCTGTGAAGTCGACCTCTACTCCGAAGGACCAACCTATACCCTTCAGGTTCGAGGTCCGCAGCGTCGCGATCTGAAGGGCATCTCCCTCGATATGAGTGACATTGGCGAGCTGGCCCCAACTGTCGCTGCCCTAGCGGCGCTTGCATCGACGCCTTCGGAGCTTACAGGCATCGCCCACCTGCGCGGACACGAAACCAACCGACTTGCAGCACTAACCACCGAAATCAACAAGCTAGGTGGCACCTGCGAGGAACTCGGCGACGGCCTCCGCATTACTCCAGCGCCACTCCACGGAGGCGAATGGAACTCCTACGACGATCACCGGATGGCTACCGCTGGGGCCATCATCGGACTCGCCGTCGAAGGAGTGAGTGTGGAAAACATCGGCACTACCGCTAAGACTCTGCCGGGCTTCGAACACATGTGGGCGGACATGGTCCGTGGCTAG
- a CDS encoding HypC/HybG/HupF family hydrogenase formation chaperone yields MCLGVPARVISTGDTTSPMPMGEIDIKGERRPCCFAYTPDARPGDWVLIQTGFAMQLLDDDSAQAALATIDEFNLLPSQHEPPLHR; encoded by the coding sequence ATGTGCCTCGGAGTTCCCGCCCGTGTCATCTCAACCGGCGACACCACTTCCCCGATGCCGATGGGCGAAATCGATATCAAAGGTGAGCGTCGCCCATGTTGCTTCGCCTACACTCCCGATGCTCGCCCGGGCGATTGGGTGTTGATCCAAACCGGGTTCGCCATGCAGCTTCTCGACGACGACTCTGCCCAAGCGGCCCTCGCCACCATCGACGAGTTCAACCTCTTGCCATCGCAACACGAGCCTCCATTGCATCGCTAG